In Camelus dromedarius isolate mCamDro1 chromosome 24, mCamDro1.pat, whole genome shotgun sequence, one genomic interval encodes:
- the LITAF gene encoding lipopolysaccharide-induced tumor necrosis factor-alpha factor, protein MSAPGSYQAAAGPSSGPTAPPSYEETVAVNSYYPTPPAPVPGPATGLMTGPDGKGMNPPAYYTQPVPVPNPNAIAVQTVYVQQPISFFDRPVQMCCPSCNKMIVTQLSYNAGALTWLSCGSLCLLGCVAGCCFIPFCVDALQDVDHYCPNCKALLGTYKRL, encoded by the exons ATGTCTGCTCCAGGATCCTACCAGGCGGCCGCTGGGCCTTCCTCGGGGCCAACTGCACCCCCGTCCTATGAAGAGACAGTGGCCGTTAACAGTTACTACCCCACGCCTCCAGCTCCCGTGCCCGGGCCAGCCACGGGGCTCATGACGGGCCCGGATGGGAAGGGCATGAATCCTCCTGCGTACTATACCCAGCCAGTGCCTGTCCCCAACCCCAATGCAA TTGCTGTGCAGACAGTCTACGTGCAGCAGCCCATCTCCTTTTTCGACCGCCCAGTCCAGATGTGTTGTCCTTCCTGCAACAAGATGATTGTGACTCAGCTGTCCTATAATGCTGGCGCCCTTACCTGGCTCTCCTGCGGGAGTCTCTGCCTGCTGGG GTGCGTAGCTGGCTGCTGCTTCATCCCTTTCTGCGTGGACGCCCTGCAGGATGTGGACCACTACTGTCCCAACTGCAAAGCTCTCCTGGGCACCTACAAGCGTTTGTAG